From Chthonomonas sp., the proteins below share one genomic window:
- a CDS encoding FAD-binding oxidoreductase — translation MKHVAIVGGGIIGRCIARVASESHRVTLIDAEPADHRGCSWGNSGYLVPSHFSPLASPGMLLAGLRMLPHRDSPFGIHQPMRGEMLSWLLRFARHCTKRHVAATHQLILDLNLRSQRLYREWAQGWPDAKISEAGLLLGCERWDTLDHETESVKVAKNLGLEAEVLSDHETQERFGQRVSSVGGVFFKCDSHLNPGDVLAALDADLAARGVTRLQSRVTRLDEIDADQIVIAAGAESSALTRSFGLKMPLIGGKGYSLIVPVEEPPTTPLIMVEGRTAITPMAGAVRIAGTMELGAEAAGINPARWEGVLSTARRTLPDLAPQIIAFAESDAGKERVWSGLRPCSPDGLPYIGRVRTDPRVIIATGHAMMGMSLGPITGHLVGQLLRDETTDLSLIPLDPHRFS, via the coding sequence CGAGCCCGCCGACCATCGCGGCTGCTCGTGGGGCAACAGCGGCTACCTTGTGCCCAGCCATTTTTCGCCTCTCGCCAGCCCGGGCATGCTGCTCGCCGGCCTGCGGATGTTGCCGCACCGCGACTCGCCGTTTGGGATTCACCAGCCGATGCGTGGCGAGATGCTTTCCTGGCTGCTGCGGTTCGCGCGGCACTGCACGAAGCGCCATGTTGCGGCCACGCACCAGCTAATTTTGGACCTCAATCTCCGGAGTCAGCGCCTCTATCGCGAATGGGCTCAGGGCTGGCCGGACGCCAAGATTTCCGAAGCCGGGCTGTTGCTGGGGTGCGAGCGCTGGGATACGCTGGACCACGAAACCGAGAGCGTGAAGGTCGCCAAAAACCTGGGTCTGGAAGCCGAGGTGCTGAGCGACCACGAGACGCAAGAGCGCTTCGGGCAACGCGTGAGTTCGGTCGGCGGCGTGTTTTTCAAGTGCGATTCGCACCTCAATCCCGGCGATGTTTTAGCGGCGTTGGACGCGGACCTTGCCGCACGGGGAGTGACTCGTCTCCAGTCCCGCGTGACGCGCCTCGATGAGATAGACGCCGACCAAATCGTGATCGCGGCCGGTGCCGAATCGAGCGCTCTTACCCGCTCATTTGGCCTCAAAATGCCGCTGATCGGCGGCAAAGGATATTCGCTGATTGTGCCCGTGGAGGAACCGCCCACCACCCCGCTGATCATGGTCGAGGGCCGCACCGCGATCACCCCGATGGCCGGAGCCGTGCGCATCGCGGGCACCATGGAACTGGGCGCGGAAGCCGCCGGCATTAATCCGGCGCGGTGGGAAGGCGTTTTGTCCACGGCCCGCCGCACCCTGCCCGATCTCGCGCCGCAGATCATCGCCTTCGCCGAATCCGACGCGGGAAAAGAGCGCGTGTGGAGCGGGCTTCGGCCCTGCTCGCCCGACGGCCTGCCCTACATTGGCCGTGTAAGAACCGATCCGCGCGTGATTATCGCGACTGGCCACGCCATGATGGGCATGAGTTTGGGCCCCATCACCGGCCACCTGGTCGGCCAACTTTTGCGCGACGAAACCACCGATCTCAGCCTCATTCCCCTGGACCCCCACCGATTCTCATGA